In Helicobacter ibis, a genomic segment contains:
- the waaC gene encoding lipopolysaccharide heptosyltransferase I: MLRIAIIRLSAMGDIIHSVSILPHLLEGLVKQHKQIHISWYVDSAFSDILEDSPNINTLIKIPLKQCIKDKNIKELYKIYKELKSHKYDVVLDFQGLIKSALIGKILQSKEFVGFNKNSIKEPIASIFYTKKIDIPYEKHILLRNATLAFRAFNLTPPSLEVLLKTKPFLGFKEHNFNINEDTKILLALETSKKNKTYNLESYLKLVQLFNQINIKPILLSYETKIDSSDNYYNIHAPKLESIKSLISQMNLVIGGDTGIVHLAWALNIPSITLFGATPSSRFSLTTPKNLHIQANKNANYDKNDFSINDILPREIFDLSLKILNERQQ, translated from the coding sequence ATGCTAAGAATTGCGATAATCCGCTTAAGTGCGATGGGAGATATAATACATAGTGTAAGTATCTTGCCTCATTTATTGGAAGGCTTAGTCAAACAACATAAACAAATACACATTTCATGGTATGTAGATTCTGCCTTTAGTGATATTTTAGAAGATTCACCTAATATAAATACACTAATAAAAATCCCGCTAAAACAATGCATAAAAGACAAAAATATAAAAGAACTATACAAAATCTACAAAGAATTAAAATCACACAAATACGATGTCGTGCTTGATTTTCAAGGACTAATAAAATCAGCACTAATAGGAAAAATATTGCAAAGCAAAGAATTTGTAGGATTCAACAAAAATAGCATAAAAGAGCCTATCGCATCAATTTTTTATACCAAAAAAATAGATATACCATATGAAAAACACATTCTATTAAGAAATGCCACATTAGCCTTTAGAGCATTTAATCTAACTCCACCAAGCTTGGAAGTGCTACTTAAAACAAAACCATTTTTAGGCTTTAAAGAACATAACTTTAATATAAATGAAGACACAAAGATTCTGCTAGCATTAGAAACTTCTAAAAAAAACAAAACATACAACTTAGAATCTTATTTAAAACTAGTGCAATTATTCAACCAAATAAATATAAAACCAATACTACTAAGCTATGAGACAAAGATAGATTCAAGCGACAACTACTACAACATACACGCACCAAAGCTAGAAAGTATAAAATCCCTAATATCCCAAATGAATCTAGTAATAGGTGGAGATACGGGTATTGTGCATCTAGCTTGGGCATTAAATATCCCATCAATTACTCTCTTTGGAGCTACACCATCTAGTCGATTTTCACTCACAACTCCTAAAAATCTCCACATACAAGCCAATAAAAATGCCAACTATGACAAAAATGACTTTAGCATAAATGATATACTGCCAAGAGAGATTTTTGATTTATCACTAAAGATTCTAAATGAAAGGCAACAATGA
- a CDS encoding glycosyltransferase family 9 protein: MKILIIKLRNIGDVLLITPLFENLKAHFPNCQIDCLVNSNTKDILPREPINKILTLDKKGSKLERLKRELTLLKDIKNAKYDIVLGLTNGDRTAFLSFISKAKIRVGFTPKNLWSKYFYTHNLTYKHQHTIESNLDSLRILNIPIISKKVISNTADSFKNEIKLPQRFIHCHFFSNWFFKCLSDEFCATIIKLIEEKYKTKCILTLSNAQKEAQKLANIQKIYKKEITYFNNLSLPEVSLLNKKALAFVGVDTAIMHLSGANNIPSFAFFGPSSVREWGVWDNDIASGYDNDFGIQRIGKHTIYQESLSCIPCHRAGCNDSKISKCLVGIQENLALKTLEDFLGKLSLVNP; the protein is encoded by the coding sequence GTGAAAATACTAATAATTAAGCTAAGAAATATAGGTGATGTATTATTAATAACTCCATTATTTGAGAATCTAAAAGCACATTTTCCAAATTGCCAAATAGACTGCTTAGTGAATTCTAACACAAAAGACATATTGCCAAGAGAGCCGATAAACAAAATATTAACACTAGATAAAAAAGGAAGTAAATTAGAGAGATTAAAGAGAGAATTAACTCTGCTAAAAGACATAAAAAATGCAAAATATGACATTGTCTTAGGGCTTACAAATGGTGATAGAACTGCATTTTTAAGCTTTATTAGTAAAGCTAAAATAAGAGTTGGATTTACACCTAAGAATCTATGGTCAAAATACTTCTATACTCATAACTTAACATACAAACATCAGCACACAATAGAGAGCAATTTAGATTCACTAAGAATCCTAAACATACCAATAATAAGCAAAAAAGTAATCTCAAATACCGCAGATAGCTTTAAAAATGAAATCAAACTACCACAAAGATTCATACATTGTCATTTTTTTAGCAATTGGTTTTTTAAGTGTCTTAGCGATGAATTTTGTGCCACAATAATAAAATTAATAGAAGAAAAATACAAAACAAAATGTATCCTAACCCTATCAAACGCACAAAAAGAAGCACAAAAGCTAGCAAATATACAAAAAATATACAAAAAAGAAATCACATATTTTAACAATCTAAGCCTACCTGAAGTATCACTATTAAACAAAAAAGCATTAGCATTTGTAGGGGTAGATACTGCCATTATGCATTTAAGTGGGGCAAACAACATACCTTCTTTTGCTTTCTTTGGTCCTAGCTCAGTTAGAGAATGGGGAGTGTGGGATAATGATATAGCTAGTGGATATGACAATGATTTTGGGATTCAAAGAATAGGAAAGCACACAATATATCAAGAATCCCTATCTTGTATCCCATGCCATAGAGCTGGTTGTAATGATTCTAAAATCAGTAAATGCCTAGTAGGGATACAAGAAAACTTAGCCTTAAAAACACTAGAAGATTTTTTAGGCAAATTATCACTTGTCAATCCCTAA
- the uvrA gene encoding excinuclease ABC subunit UvrA encodes MVKKQHSALDYIIITNAKENNLKNLNLNIPKNKLVVLTGLSGSGKSTLAFDTLYAEGQRRYIESLSSYARQFLDKIGKPDVDKIEGLTPAIAIDQKTTSKNPRSTVGTITEIYDYLRLLFARVGTQHCHLCGKTISKMNASDIISEVQKIEEGSKILILSPLIREKKGTFTDKLESLRQKGYVRAQIDGILTRLDENIELSKTKKHTIKVVIDRLVVSVDNKDRIAQAIEKALKESYGEVEVEILGDSKSEVVHFSEHLACFDCKVSFNPLEPLSFSFNSPKGACPKCDGLGIRYSIDVKKILDSSLPLCEGGIKIIYGFNKSYYNELFCTMCKVYGIDKNALFEELDSREQKIILYGSGEEVEFLWKGTKLKRPWSGIISIAYDMFKDNKELSDYMSEKVCEDCNGHRLLPQSLSVKVSNKGIGDILDMPISECYGFFANANNFEYFSSQDSMIAEPILKEICERLYFLYDVGLGYLSLGRDARSISGGESQRIRIASQIGSGLTGVMYVLDEPSIGLHERDTLKLIKTLRSLQQKGNSVIVVEHDKETIEHADFIVDIGPGAGKYGGEVVFSGNLTQLLKSNTQTAQYLSGKKKIEYFHRRNQEKWIQINNVNINNIHNLSVEIPLGNFVCITGVSGSGKSSLVLQTLLPVAQELLNNRKKVKKVDGVEILGLEQLDKVIYLDQSPIGRTPRSNPVTYTGAMDEIRQIFAQTKEAQIRNYSISRFSFNVKGGRCEKCQGEGEIKIEMHFLPDIMVKCDCCHGTRYNAQTLEVEYKGKNIAQILEMSVDEACEFFSKIPKIYQKLRTLKDVGLGYITLGQNAITLSGGEAQRIKLAKELSRKDTGNTLYILDEPTTGLHFADVDRLVNVLHHLTELGNSVIVIEHNLDMIKNADFIIDIGPEGGSQGGNIVDMGSPERISKRYKKTGSHTGRFLAKELGIDK; translated from the coding sequence CTGGTGAAAAAACAGCATTCGGCACTTGATTATATAATCATTACAAACGCAAAAGAAAATAATCTAAAAAATCTAAACTTAAACATACCAAAGAATAAATTGGTGGTATTAACTGGTCTTAGTGGCAGTGGGAAAAGCACATTAGCGTTTGATACTCTATATGCAGAAGGTCAAAGGCGATATATTGAGAGTTTATCTAGTTATGCTAGGCAGTTTTTGGACAAGATAGGAAAGCCAGATGTAGATAAGATAGAGGGTTTAACACCAGCTATTGCAATTGATCAAAAAACAACAAGCAAGAATCCTAGATCGACGGTTGGGACAATTACAGAGATTTATGATTATTTGAGATTGCTTTTTGCTAGAGTTGGCACTCAACATTGCCATTTGTGCGGTAAGACTATTTCTAAAATGAATGCAAGTGATATTATCTCTGAAGTGCAAAAAATAGAAGAAGGAAGCAAGATTTTAATCCTATCTCCATTAATAAGAGAAAAAAAAGGGACATTTACTGATAAGTTAGAATCTTTAAGACAAAAGGGATATGTAAGAGCCCAAATAGATGGGATTCTAACTAGGCTTGATGAGAATATAGAATTGTCTAAGACAAAAAAACACACAATAAAGGTTGTAATTGATAGGCTTGTGGTGAGTGTTGATAATAAAGATAGAATAGCACAAGCAATAGAAAAGGCACTAAAAGAATCTTATGGTGAGGTCGAAGTTGAGATTTTAGGTGATAGTAAAAGTGAAGTAGTACATTTTAGCGAACATTTAGCTTGCTTTGATTGCAAGGTGTCGTTTAATCCATTGGAACCCCTTAGTTTTTCGTTTAACTCACCAAAGGGTGCATGTCCAAAATGCGATGGACTTGGGATTAGATATAGCATAGATGTAAAAAAGATTCTAGATTCTAGTCTTCCTTTGTGTGAGGGTGGGATAAAGATTATTTATGGATTTAATAAAAGTTATTATAATGAGTTATTTTGCACAATGTGTAAGGTTTATGGAATAGATAAAAATGCACTATTTGAAGAGTTAGATTCAAGAGAGCAGAAAATTATCCTCTATGGTAGTGGTGAGGAAGTTGAATTTTTGTGGAAAGGCACAAAATTAAAGCGACCTTGGAGTGGGATAATATCCATTGCTTATGATATGTTTAAGGATAATAAAGAGCTAAGCGATTATATGAGTGAGAAGGTGTGTGAGGATTGTAATGGACATAGATTGCTTCCTCAAAGCCTATCTGTTAAGGTATCAAATAAAGGCATTGGAGATATTTTAGATATGCCAATTTCTGAATGCTATGGGTTTTTTGCAAATGCTAATAATTTTGAATATTTTTCTTCACAAGATTCCATGATAGCAGAGCCGATTTTAAAAGAAATTTGCGAGAGATTATACTTTTTATATGATGTTGGGCTTGGGTATTTATCACTAGGAAGAGATGCACGAAGTATAAGCGGTGGTGAATCACAAAGGATTCGTATTGCAAGTCAAATAGGAAGTGGATTAACTGGCGTTATGTATGTGCTAGATGAGCCAAGTATAGGTCTGCATGAGAGAGATACGCTAAAGCTTATTAAAACACTAAGGAGTTTGCAACAAAAGGGTAATTCTGTGATTGTTGTAGAGCATGATAAAGAAACAATAGAGCATGCTGATTTTATAGTTGATATTGGTCCGGGTGCTGGTAAATATGGTGGAGAGGTTGTATTTAGCGGGAATCTAACACAACTTCTAAAGAGTAATACTCAAACTGCACAATATTTGAGTGGAAAGAAGAAAATAGAATACTTTCATCGCAGAAACCAAGAAAAATGGATACAAATAAATAATGTAAATATAAATAATATACATAATCTAAGTGTGGAGATTCCGCTTGGGAATTTCGTATGTATCACTGGCGTTAGTGGGAGTGGTAAGAGTTCTTTAGTGTTGCAAACTCTACTACCAGTTGCACAAGAATTACTAAATAATAGAAAAAAAGTAAAAAAGGTAGATGGAGTTGAGATATTAGGATTAGAACAACTAGATAAGGTAATATATTTAGACCAAAGTCCAATAGGTAGAACGCCAAGATCAAATCCAGTAACATACACAGGTGCAATGGACGAGATAAGGCAGATATTTGCACAAACAAAAGAAGCACAAATAAGGAATTATTCTATAAGTCGCTTTAGTTTCAATGTAAAGGGTGGTAGATGTGAGAAGTGTCAAGGTGAGGGTGAGATAAAAATCGAAATGCACTTTTTGCCAGACATCATGGTGAAATGCGATTGTTGTCATGGCACTAGATATAATGCTCAAACGCTAGAAGTAGAATATAAAGGGAAAAATATCGCACAAATTTTAGAGATGAGTGTCGATGAAGCATGTGAATTTTTTTCTAAGATTCCAAAGATTTATCAAAAGTTAAGAACACTAAAAGATGTTGGGCTTGGTTATATAACTCTTGGACAAAATGCAATAACCCTAAGTGGTGGTGAGGCTCAAAGAATAAAATTAGCAAAAGAGTTAAGCAGAAAAGATACTGGAAATACATTATATATACTAGATGAGCCAACGACAGGGTTGCATTTTGCTGATGTAGATAGGCTTGTAAATGTATTGCATCATTTAACAGAGCTCGGTAATAGTGTGATTGTAATTGAACATAATTTAGATATGATAAAGAACGCTGATTTTATAATCGATATAGGACCTGAAGGTGGTAGTCAAGGTGGAAATATAGTGGATATGGGCTCACCAGAAAGAATTTCTAAAAGATATAAAAAAACAGGAAGTCATACTGGGAGATTCTTAGCAAAAGAGTTAGGGATTGACAAGTGA
- a CDS encoding lipid A biosynthesis lauroyl acyltransferase, protein MKAKICFIFFNSLGYLFLYMPHFLRLGIAKLIAFILCTLDKRRKKDLIANLNFAYNNTLDEHTKQEIIKTNYLNLVYNTILFFVLAVNSKQRILNMIDIENPQIIQNLLDNDEYIVFVTAHYGNWEYATPAFSCYFNHKITAVARMTKYQIINKYLKFVRSRFNIEILDKKGAAIPLIKALKKDRVVGIVTDQNTADNEGRLVEFFSKKVRHTPIASLLAIKYNAKIVHFFSYYSSDYKRLKIKILPPIEFQKTNNTEEDIQNLTQIQSTILEQIIKENPKEWLWFHRKFKNQYEEIYR, encoded by the coding sequence ATGAAAGCTAAAATATGTTTTATATTTTTTAACTCTCTTGGATATTTATTTTTATACATGCCTCATTTTCTAAGGCTAGGTATTGCAAAGCTTATTGCCTTTATTTTATGCACACTAGATAAAAGACGCAAAAAGGATTTAATAGCAAACCTAAACTTTGCATATAACAACACGCTAGATGAACACACAAAGCAAGAGATAATAAAAACAAACTATCTAAACTTAGTCTATAACACAATATTATTTTTTGTATTAGCAGTAAACAGTAAGCAAAGAATCTTAAATATGATAGATATAGAAAATCCACAAATAATACAAAATCTACTAGACAATGATGAATACATAGTCTTTGTAACTGCACATTATGGGAATTGGGAATATGCAACACCGGCTTTTAGTTGCTATTTCAACCACAAAATAACCGCAGTTGCTAGAATGACAAAATATCAAATAATAAACAAATATCTAAAATTTGTTAGGTCAAGATTCAATATAGAAATATTAGATAAAAAAGGTGCTGCAATACCACTTATAAAAGCACTAAAGAAAGATAGAGTAGTAGGAATAGTAACAGACCAAAACACTGCAGATAATGAAGGAAGATTGGTAGAATTTTTCTCTAAAAAGGTGCGACACACGCCGATTGCCTCACTCTTAGCTATAAAATATAATGCAAAAATTGTGCATTTTTTCTCCTACTATTCAAGTGATTACAAAAGATTAAAAATAAAGATTCTTCCTCCAATAGAATTCCAAAAAACAAATAACACAGAAGAAGATATACAAAATCTAACACAAATACAAAGCACAATACTAGAACAAATAATAAAAGAAAATCCAAAAGAATGGCTATGGTTTCATAGAAAATTCAAAAATCAATATGAGGAGATTTATAGATGA
- a CDS encoding alpha-2,3-sialyltransferase, which yields MSNKVVIAGNGGSILKINYNRLPDDFDTFRCNQFYFEDKYYLGKRVSIAFFISEIFFEQYYTALMLNSNQEYEIQNIFCANLGIDSLQKHFINTFNEFFPAAQLGYKYIKQNLKEIDIFMKFNEIYKQQRVTSGTYMCAIATALGYKEIYLAGIDLYQNGYQYAFNKQQPNIIKLVPEFSHNNKPNGSLHTKEIDIQMLQILQNNYGIKIFSICDDSPITKYIPLAPKNKQNKIKIENKPSNYTNDILIPNQQSYQKRIWSKTQTIAITQQ from the coding sequence ATGAGCAATAAGGTTGTTATAGCTGGAAATGGTGGCTCTATTCTAAAAATAAATTACAATAGACTGCCGGATGATTTTGACACATTTAGATGCAATCAATTTTATTTTGAAGATAAATATTACTTAGGAAAAAGAGTATCAATAGCATTTTTTATATCAGAAATATTTTTTGAGCAATACTATACTGCGTTAATGTTAAATTCAAACCAAGAATACGAAATACAAAATATATTTTGTGCAAATTTAGGAATAGATAGTTTACAAAAACACTTTATTAATACATTTAACGAATTTTTTCCAGCTGCACAACTAGGATATAAATACATAAAACAAAACTTAAAAGAAATTGATATATTTATGAAGTTCAATGAAATATACAAACAACAAAGAGTAACAAGTGGAACATACATGTGTGCCATTGCAACTGCATTAGGATATAAAGAAATATATTTAGCTGGTATTGATTTATATCAAAATGGATATCAATACGCATTTAATAAACAACAACCAAATATAATCAAACTAGTGCCAGAATTTAGTCACAATAATAAGCCTAATGGCTCTTTGCATACAAAAGAAATTGATATACAAATGTTACAGATACTGCAAAATAATTATGGAATAAAGATTTTCAGCATATGTGATGATAGTCCAATAACAAAATATATACCATTAGCTCCAAAAAATAAACAAAATAAAATAAAAATAGAGAATAAGCCTTCTAACTATACAAATGATATATTAATACCAAACCAACAAAGCTATCAAAAAAGGATTTGGTCAAAAACACAAACAATAGCGATAACACAACAATGA
- a CDS encoding N-acetylneuraminate synthase family protein yields MKKLIINNLVISDSHTPLIVPEIGINHNGSLEIAKIMVDSAKRAGAKIIKHQTHIVDSEMIPLAKQVIPGNADISIYDIMKNCALSKNDEIKLKEYAEKLGLTYLSTPFSKEAANFLEDIGVCAYKIGSGEASNYPLIKHIASFKKPMIVSTGMNDIESIKKTVKIMLDYEISFALLHTTNLYPTPPHLIRLNAMLELKKEFDCLVGLSDHSINNLAAFGAISLGACIIERHFTDTYTRVGPDICCSMDEFQLKELIYSSEILYKMRGGKKEALKEEQITIDFAFASVVSIKDIKKGEIFSSDNIWVKRPLKGGLGAEWFDIIIGKMATKDINKNTQIHLEDFQ; encoded by the coding sequence ATGAAAAAACTAATAATTAATAATTTAGTAATATCAGATTCACATACACCACTTATTGTGCCAGAAATAGGAATAAACCACAATGGTAGCCTAGAAATTGCAAAAATTATGGTAGATAGTGCAAAAAGAGCTGGTGCAAAAATAATAAAACATCAAACACATATAGTAGATAGCGAAATGATACCATTAGCAAAACAAGTAATTCCTGGAAATGCGGATATCAGTATTTATGATATTATGAAAAATTGTGCTCTTAGTAAAAATGATGAGATAAAATTAAAAGAATACGCTGAAAAATTAGGACTTACATACCTTAGCACCCCATTTTCAAAAGAAGCTGCAAACTTCTTGGAAGACATAGGGGTATGTGCTTATAAAATAGGATCTGGTGAAGCGAGTAACTATCCATTAATTAAACATATAGCAAGCTTCAAAAAACCAATGATAGTCAGCACTGGCATGAATGATATAGAAAGCATAAAAAAGACAGTTAAAATTATGCTTGACTATGAAATAAGCTTTGCACTATTACACACTACAAATTTATACCCGACACCTCCGCATTTAATTAGACTTAATGCTATGCTAGAACTTAAAAAAGAATTTGATTGTTTAGTTGGATTAAGTGATCATAGTATAAATAACTTGGCAGCATTTGGAGCTATATCGCTTGGGGCATGTATAATAGAACGACATTTTACAGATACATACACTAGAGTTGGACCAGATATTTGTTGTTCCATGGACGAATTTCAACTTAAAGAGCTAATATATTCAAGTGAAATTTTATACAAAATGAGGGGTGGCAAAAAAGAGGCATTGAAAGAGGAACAAATTACTATTGATTTTGCATTTGCTAGTGTGGTTAGCATAAAAGATATTAAAAAGGGTGAAATATTTAGTAGTGATAATATCTGGGTAAAAAGACCTTTAAAAGGTGGGTTGGGTGCAGAATGGTTTGATATAATAATAGGAAAAATGGCAACTAAAGATATAAATAAAAATACACAAATACATCTAGAAGATTTTCAATGA
- a CDS encoding glycosyltransferase family 2 protein — translation MNKISAVILTKNSQRLLKEVLESLVKLDEVVILDNGSNDETINIAKSFQNTSIHYNDFIGFGELKALGSRLAKNDWILTIDSDEIASSTLIDEILNLNLKNDTCYSYDVKNYFNDKHIYSCGWGDDRCIGLYNKEYYEFNDAKVHERIIPLKNTQKTIALKGHISHYPYENIESFLDKMQKYSTLYANGNKHKKSSITKALTHSIWAFIKSYLLKKGFLQGYEGFIISVYNSQCSFWKYIKLYEVKCENTNN, via the coding sequence ATGAACAAAATTTCAGCTGTAATTCTCACTAAAAACTCACAAAGGCTATTAAAAGAAGTATTAGAATCTCTAGTCAAGCTAGATGAGGTAGTAATCTTAGATAATGGCTCAAATGATGAGACTATAAATATAGCCAAAAGTTTTCAAAATACTTCCATACATTACAATGACTTTATAGGATTTGGTGAGCTAAAGGCACTTGGAAGCCGACTCGCTAAGAATGACTGGATACTAACAATAGATAGCGATGAAATTGCATCAAGCACACTAATAGATGAAATACTAAATCTAAACCTAAAAAACGATACTTGTTATAGCTATGATGTAAAAAATTACTTCAATGATAAGCATATTTATAGTTGTGGCTGGGGTGATGATAGATGTATAGGGCTTTATAATAAAGAATATTATGAATTTAATGACGCAAAAGTGCATGAGAGAATAATTCCACTAAAAAACACACAAAAAACAATAGCACTAAAAGGACATATATCCCACTATCCATATGAAAACATAGAATCTTTTTTAGACAAAATGCAAAAATACTCTACACTATATGCAAATGGCAACAAACATAAAAAAAGCAGTATCACAAAAGCACTAACTCACTCTATATGGGCATTTATAAAAAGCTATCTTTTAAAGAAAGGATTCTTGCAAGGATATGAGGGATTTATCATTAGTGTTTATAATTCACAATGTTCATTTTGGAAATATATAAAATTATATGAGGTAAAGTGTGAAAATACTAATAATTAA
- the neuC gene encoding UDP-N-acetylglucosamine 2-epimerase, whose product MKKIVFITGTRADFSKIKSLIHVSNSLNSYKTMIFATGMHLSKKFGYTIKEIYKEGFKNVFEFINHDKYYNMDLAISSTIAGFSRYVAEEKPDLIIVHGDRLESLAAAIVGSFNNILVAHIEGGEISGTIDNSIRHSISKLAHIHLVNDKIARKRLIQMGEHSNSIFIIGSPDLEILYNNKISIEMAKSYYNIPYKEYSIVLFHPVTTEILDIKRQSEVLVKALKASRKNYIIIYPNNDLGFEFILENYEKLKKLDNFRIFPSLRFEYFITLLKHSQFIIGNSSCLLKEAPMLSIPAILLGSRQQGRVGENLTIKTEIKYNSILDSIAKIKNKTIQKNSKITVNSSLRFKKLLTRKTIFDIEKQKTFKDII is encoded by the coding sequence ATGAAAAAGATAGTTTTTATAACAGGCACAAGGGCTGATTTTTCTAAAATAAAATCATTAATTCATGTGTCAAACAGCCTAAATTCATACAAAACTATGATTTTTGCAACCGGAATGCATCTAAGTAAAAAATTTGGATACACCATTAAAGAAATATACAAAGAAGGCTTTAAAAATGTATTTGAATTTATAAATCACGACAAATATTACAATATGGATTTAGCCATTTCATCTACCATTGCTGGCTTTTCAAGGTATGTAGCAGAAGAAAAACCAGACCTAATAATAGTCCATGGAGATAGACTAGAATCTCTAGCAGCCGCTATCGTAGGTAGCTTCAATAATATACTAGTAGCACATATTGAAGGAGGAGAAATATCTGGGACAATCGACAATAGCATAAGGCATTCTATATCAAAATTAGCACATATACATTTAGTAAATGACAAAATAGCCAGAAAGCGTCTAATACAAATGGGAGAGCATAGTAACAGCATTTTTATAATAGGATCACCAGACCTAGAAATACTATATAACAATAAAATTAGTATAGAAATGGCAAAATCTTATTACAATATTCCATACAAAGAATATTCAATAGTTCTTTTTCATCCAGTAACCACTGAAATTTTAGATATAAAAAGACAAAGTGAAGTATTGGTAAAAGCTTTAAAAGCTAGTAGAAAAAATTATATAATAATATATCCAAACAATGATTTAGGATTTGAATTTATTTTAGAAAATTATGAGAAATTAAAAAAGTTAGATAATTTTCGAATCTTTCCATCGCTAAGATTTGAATATTTTATAACGTTACTTAAACATTCACAATTTATAATAGGAAATTCAAGCTGTCTTTTAAAAGAAGCTCCTATGCTATCAATTCCTGCCATATTGCTTGGAAGCAGACAACAAGGTAGAGTTGGGGAAAACTTAACAATCAAAACAGAAATAAAATACAATAGTATATTAGATTCGATTGCAAAAATAAAAAATAAGACTATACAAAAAAATTCAAAAATTACAGTAAATAGCTCCTTGAGATTTAAAAAACTACTTACTAGAAAAACGATATTTGATATTGAAAAACAAAAAACATTTAAAGATATAATATGA